A window from Moritella yayanosii encodes these proteins:
- a CDS encoding M3 family metallopeptidase, whose amino-acid sequence MNPQDYFNQLNDDYLALHRRKEDLFWQTYMGTSDDHDGFAAAEAKLSAFISDPSHIQATRDNLDVLLQLTDEDEALAQGLKGWLAFFDANAIESAEGRDKMAALIRSESALFTKRQDYLMYCNDENGDKQQASLTVLAANIRTSNNEGVRKSAHQALLDLEQWVLNNGYIDLVKQRNDFARQQGFRNFFDYKVNKTEQMTPEQLFTILDDFELRTREQNQRSIQNLADTKGESAVQGHNFSFMYAGDAARQLDPYVPFSKSLRRWIESFGRLNIDYSQADMTLDLLDRPGKYQNGFCHGPIPSFYAEDQWQAGKINFTSNAKPDQIGSGYDGINTLFHEGGHAAHFANIKLNSPCFSQEFAPTSMAYAETQSMFCDSLLNDADWLKQYAYNADGKVVPDEVIQALIAAKQPFKAYQERSILVVPYFEWAVYNADEGLLTPEYLTQLARDTEQRILGLAASPRPLLAVPHLLSQEAACSYQGYLLAHMAVYQTRAYFIKKFGYLTDNPAIGPLLAEHYWKPGNSISHDATLRSLTGEGFSAAYLADTCNKTSEQAWQQEQAKIVAAQNRIRMKPAALNAKISIVDGAETIADNNVSDGQLCDDFEAYITQRYGSDC is encoded by the coding sequence GTGAACCCACAAGATTATTTTAATCAACTCAATGATGATTATTTAGCGCTGCACCGCCGCAAAGAAGACCTATTTTGGCAAACTTACATGGGCACCAGTGATGACCATGACGGTTTTGCCGCTGCAGAAGCTAAACTCAGTGCATTTATCTCAGACCCAAGTCATATTCAAGCGACACGTGATAACCTTGACGTACTATTACAGTTAACCGATGAAGATGAGGCTCTAGCACAAGGACTCAAAGGTTGGTTAGCCTTTTTCGATGCCAATGCAATTGAAAGCGCCGAAGGCCGAGATAAAATGGCCGCCCTGATACGCAGCGAGTCAGCACTATTTACCAAGCGCCAAGATTACCTGATGTATTGTAATGATGAAAATGGGGACAAACAGCAAGCCTCACTCACCGTGCTAGCCGCTAACATCCGCACCAGTAATAACGAAGGGGTGAGAAAATCGGCACACCAAGCGCTATTAGATCTTGAGCAATGGGTACTTAATAACGGTTATATCGACCTGGTTAAACAGCGTAACGACTTTGCTCGTCAACAAGGCTTCCGTAATTTCTTTGATTATAAAGTCAATAAAACCGAGCAGATGACACCAGAGCAGCTGTTTACTATTTTAGATGATTTTGAATTACGTACCCGTGAACAAAACCAACGCAGCATCCAGAATTTAGCCGACACGAAAGGCGAGAGCGCGGTTCAAGGCCATAACTTTAGCTTTATGTATGCTGGTGATGCCGCCCGTCAACTTGACCCTTACGTGCCGTTCTCAAAATCATTACGTCGTTGGATTGAATCATTCGGTCGCCTAAATATCGATTACTCACAAGCCGACATGACCCTGGATTTATTAGACCGTCCGGGTAAATACCAAAATGGTTTCTGCCACGGCCCTATTCCGTCGTTTTATGCAGAAGATCAATGGCAAGCGGGTAAAATTAATTTCACCAGTAACGCGAAGCCCGACCAAATCGGCAGTGGTTATGATGGCATCAATACCTTGTTCCATGAAGGTGGCCATGCGGCGCACTTTGCCAATATCAAATTAAACTCACCGTGTTTCTCACAAGAATTTGCACCAACATCAATGGCATACGCAGAAACCCAATCTATGTTCTGTGACAGTCTGTTAAATGACGCTGATTGGCTAAAACAATATGCTTACAATGCCGATGGTAAAGTGGTGCCAGACGAGGTGATCCAAGCATTAATTGCCGCAAAACAGCCGTTTAAGGCTTATCAAGAACGCAGCATCTTAGTGGTGCCTTATTTTGAATGGGCAGTGTATAACGCTGATGAAGGTTTGTTAACGCCTGAATATTTGACTCAACTGGCCCGTGATACTGAACAACGTATCTTAGGTTTAGCAGCAAGTCCACGACCATTACTCGCGGTTCCACATTTACTATCGCAAGAAGCCGCTTGTTCTTACCAAGGCTATCTACTCGCGCACATGGCTGTGTACCAAACTCGCGCTTACTTTATCAAGAAGTTTGGCTACCTAACGGATAATCCTGCAATTGGTCCGTTACTGGCTGAACATTACTGGAAACCGGGTAACAGCATCAGTCACGATGCAACATTACGGAGTTTAACTGGCGAAGGTTTCTCTGCTGCATACCTAGCAGACACCTGTAATAAAACCAGTGAGCAGGCTTGGCAACAAGAGCAAGCTAAGATAGTAGCTGCGCAAAACAGAATTAGAATGAAACCAGCAGCGCTGAACGCAAAAATTAGTATTGTTGATGGTGCCGAGACAATTGCTGACAATAACGTTTCAGATGGTCAATTATGCGATGATTTTGAGGCTTATATTACGCAGCGTTACGGTAGTGATTGTTAG
- a CDS encoding glycosyltransferase, producing the protein MNVLHIHSDYPDGRNNLSTPAVKSLLDATSGIVNTVFVIHRTPWPWLVGVIPHNPKLYSIYYWGLPFGFALTLSLFLARHLLFNLIQKQQINCQLIHGHKLAIDGTLGAAIAHQMGIPYFISIRGGTDVRILQHKALLRRRWKMVLEEAEHIFWVSCWAKKPINAMLKTTINTSTAQSSLLPNPCEMRQIENISRLNDATNFVTVFRFEQYKRKGIMPLLDAISKLSVSYPSIRLDIYGSGPADKIKIVQGKIDALSLNGKVTMKGRIDNTLLQHKLQQYSAFLLPSNNESFGMVFVEALFSGLPILYHANTGIDGYLDDIDVGIKVQSQGVDELANKVEELIVRHNFFQQRIKCALETHALDIFEKKTVVNHYQCLVDGLDLECSHVE; encoded by the coding sequence ATGAATGTTTTACATATACACTCTGATTACCCTGACGGTCGTAATAACTTAAGTACGCCCGCTGTTAAATCCTTATTAGATGCCACCTCTGGTATCGTCAACACTGTTTTTGTTATTCATCGTACCCCATGGCCTTGGTTAGTGGGTGTTATTCCGCATAACCCTAAATTGTATTCGATTTACTATTGGGGCTTACCTTTCGGCTTTGCGCTGACGTTATCGCTGTTTCTTGCTCGACACCTTCTGTTTAATCTTATCCAAAAGCAACAAATTAACTGCCAGCTTATCCATGGTCATAAATTGGCGATTGATGGCACGTTAGGTGCTGCAATCGCCCATCAAATGGGTATACCGTATTTTATATCGATTAGAGGGGGAACGGATGTGCGTATTCTGCAGCACAAAGCCTTGTTACGACGTCGTTGGAAAATGGTATTAGAAGAAGCCGAACATATATTTTGGGTGAGTTGTTGGGCGAAAAAACCGATAAATGCAATGCTGAAAACGACGATTAATACATCAACTGCTCAGTCTAGCTTATTACCAAACCCCTGCGAAATGAGGCAGATAGAAAATATTAGCCGGCTTAATGATGCGACGAATTTTGTTACTGTTTTTCGTTTCGAGCAGTATAAACGTAAAGGTATCATGCCATTATTGGACGCTATATCGAAATTAAGTGTTTCGTATCCAAGTATTAGGTTGGATATATACGGTTCAGGGCCTGCAGATAAGATTAAAATAGTGCAAGGTAAGATCGACGCATTATCGTTAAATGGCAAGGTTACGATGAAAGGGCGTATTGATAACACGCTTCTGCAACATAAGTTGCAACAATACTCGGCATTTTTATTACCCAGTAACAATGAGTCTTTTGGAATGGTTTTTGTCGAAGCGCTATTTTCTGGGTTGCCCATTTTATATCACGCCAATACCGGTATTGATGGTTATTTGGATGATATTGATGTTGGCATTAAGGTGCAGAGTCAAGGTGTTGATGAGTTAGCAAACAAGGTTGAAGAGTTAATCGTTCGACATAATTTTTTCCAACAGCGTATTAAGTGTGCGTTAGAAACTCATGCATTAGATATTTTTGAGAAGAAAACCGTCGTTAATCATTATCAGTGTTTGGTTGATGGCCTTGATCTGGAGTGCTCACATGTCGAATAG
- a CDS encoding diguanylate cyclase domain-containing protein, whose amino-acid sequence MTAIPIFDLLVIFGLAIITFAFLQRSFFQPLKLLLSSAKKVESGSKLAVSLSDTVFRVGGDEFLILLRNIKDTRDVDCVAEKILSTFVEPEIIEGKPMNITISIGAAVSPNDTTNSDDMVKFADIAMYAAKRDQETSYKVFNPSMLKRVNDGE is encoded by the coding sequence TTGACGGCGATCCCCATATTTGATCTATTAGTTATCTTTGGCCTCGCAATAATTACCTTTGCCTTTTTACAACGGAGCTTTTTCCAGCCGCTAAAATTATTACTCTCTAGTGCTAAAAAAGTGGAATCTGGCAGTAAACTGGCAGTAAGCTTGAGTGATACGGTATTCCGCGTTGGTGGTGATGAATTCTTAATACTCCTAAGAAACATCAAAGATACTCGAGATGTAGATTGTGTTGCAGAGAAGATCCTCAGCACATTTGTAGAGCCTGAAATAATTGAAGGAAAGCCGATGAATATCACAATTAGTATTGGCGCAGCTGTATCACCTAATGACACAACGAATAGTGATGATATGGTTAAGTTCGCAGATATTGCCATGTATGCAGCTAAGCGTGATCAAGAAACCAGTTACAAAGTATTTAACCCTAGTATGTTAAAACGTGTCAATGATGGTGAATAA
- a CDS encoding protein-L-isoaspartate O-methyltransferase family protein — MNDAKINKRVEQAFTAVKRTHFMPADNQHLADYDVPFSIGHAQTISQPTTVKHMLLWLAPQSGQRILDVGSGSGWSTALLACLVGPKGRVYGVERIPELKRFGEANCRRFGCDNVEFFIAENNIGLAAYAPFDRILVSAAASEAIPDELIKQLAPNGKLVIPVHNSIFELQKDALGDIEYCHEHFGYVFVPLIIEIKNENTAG; from the coding sequence ATGAATGATGCGAAGATTAATAAACGAGTAGAACAGGCTTTTACAGCCGTTAAACGAACTCATTTTATGCCTGCTGATAATCAGCATCTGGCAGACTATGATGTGCCCTTTTCTATCGGTCATGCGCAAACAATCAGTCAACCGACAACCGTTAAGCACATGTTGTTGTGGTTAGCACCACAATCAGGTCAGCGTATACTGGATGTCGGTTCAGGTTCAGGTTGGAGTACCGCACTGTTGGCTTGTTTAGTCGGACCAAAAGGCAGAGTATATGGCGTTGAACGTATCCCTGAGTTAAAACGGTTTGGTGAAGCCAATTGTCGTCGTTTTGGCTGTGATAATGTTGAATTCTTCATCGCCGAAAACAACATTGGTCTAGCAGCGTATGCGCCTTTCGACCGAATTTTAGTTAGCGCTGCGGCGAGTGAAGCGATCCCCGATGAGTTAATCAAGCAACTCGCACCGAACGGTAAGCTTGTTATCCCGGTTCACAACAGTATTTTCGAATTACAAAAAGATGCCCTAGGTGACATTGAATATTGCCATGAGCACTTCGGTTATGTTTTTGTGCCGTTAATTATTGAAATTAAAAACGAAAATACCGCAGGTTAA
- a CDS encoding LysR family transcriptional regulator, with the protein MDWILCVRSYIKVVEEGSFNGAAYQLNTTGSAISKRINWLEDKVGVQLLKRTTRSLDQTEAGQLFYQRSRLQLDQWMSLVDEARSVNQTPTGLLKIGATTAVGSKFIIKYLNDFLLMYPKIKIQLLTTSPGQMPETYVDVFISRDLEQLNTHSYKAIELFKNDAKFFASPDYIEKYGKPETVHDLESHNMLIWGERPIREVKLSTGNRITLRGNFATTNPEALFYGAKCGMGILLASQKMLEDLIEVGELVQVLPDVTVDHGAVCAYYPTLDYEHTRTQLFIKYLKERIQSQELN; encoded by the coding sequence ATGGACTGGATATTGTGCGTACGCAGTTATATCAAAGTGGTCGAAGAAGGTAGCTTTAACGGGGCCGCGTATCAACTTAATACCACCGGCTCTGCGATCAGTAAGCGTATAAACTGGTTAGAAGATAAAGTCGGCGTGCAGTTACTTAAGCGCACCACGCGATCATTAGATCAAACCGAAGCTGGACAATTGTTTTACCAACGGTCACGATTACAACTTGATCAGTGGATGTCGCTGGTGGATGAAGCGCGTTCGGTCAATCAAACGCCAACGGGTTTATTGAAGATTGGCGCGACGACCGCTGTCGGTTCTAAGTTCATCATTAAATACCTCAATGACTTTTTACTGATGTATCCAAAAATCAAAATACAACTGTTAACCACTTCTCCGGGACAAATGCCCGAGACTTATGTGGATGTTTTTATTAGTCGGGATTTAGAACAATTAAATACCCACAGTTATAAAGCCATTGAGCTGTTTAAAAATGACGCCAAATTTTTTGCGTCTCCAGACTATATCGAAAAATACGGCAAGCCTGAAACCGTCCATGATCTTGAATCGCATAACATGCTTATTTGGGGCGAAAGACCGATACGTGAAGTGAAATTATCGACCGGTAATCGTATTACTTTACGGGGGAATTTTGCCACCACCAACCCTGAGGCTCTGTTCTACGGTGCTAAGTGCGGTATGGGGATCTTACTCGCCAGTCAAAAAATGCTTGAAGATTTAATTGAGGTGGGGGAGTTGGTACAAGTGTTACCGGATGTAACGGTCGATCATGGGGCTGTGTGTGCTTATTACCCAACGCTTGATTATGAGCATACCCGTACACAGTTGTTTATTAAATATCTAAAAGAACGAATACAAAGTCAAGAATTAAATTAG
- a CDS encoding alanine dehydrogenase: MSDSSLRYSSIALVKEIESPENPGGLEKRVALIPSDVGQLVQSGIKVYVEYGAGDGVGFSDDEYLKNNAIMQTAEEIYVNKSLIIKFKGPAIASVEQMSEGCTLFCMAHFNSYPDRAQLLQDKRINVIAMEEICESPKHEPDHLILARVAMNTVLTPFINAQTMGDLQIRVIGWSERLRGAIKRAGNRGPRSLKVIQPTLAFDELDVVGPNALYFYDSQSFNDKQDILQQLDKAGTHLFDLSEFEREHGQQAISAYRESHIPQEFGLRRIQCLHETGQAGARYGMSLLREHKPSVDVANIKAVILGYGNVGQGALDELHQQGIKHIHVLGRAQTAKESIGYWLKDADIVVNGAEQPAELRGKNFLISNQHVKELIPENSVVIDLVGGSATNRSPVEPVISCSFLTQPYFVQDGVLISSLWGWPMMGMMRETAVRYSGQIVDVLIGDEKLIDGLDKLAPGVKIALVCGPF, encoded by the coding sequence ATGTCAGATAGTTCATTACGTTATTCATCTATTGCACTTGTTAAAGAAATTGAGTCACCAGAAAATCCTGGAGGACTAGAGAAACGTGTTGCATTGATACCGAGTGATGTAGGTCAACTTGTTCAATCTGGTATTAAAGTTTATGTTGAATATGGTGCTGGTGATGGGGTTGGTTTTAGTGATGACGAATATTTAAAAAATAACGCTATCATGCAAACGGCAGAAGAAATTTATGTCAATAAATCACTGATCATTAAATTCAAAGGCCCTGCGATCGCCTCTGTAGAACAAATGAGTGAAGGCTGTACTTTATTCTGTATGGCTCATTTTAATTCTTATCCAGACCGCGCTCAATTACTGCAAGATAAACGCATTAATGTGATTGCGATGGAAGAGATATGTGAGTCACCGAAACATGAACCTGATCATCTGATCCTTGCTCGCGTGGCGATGAATACCGTATTAACCCCTTTTATCAATGCTCAAACTATGGGTGACTTGCAAATTAGAGTTATCGGTTGGAGTGAACGACTACGTGGCGCGATAAAGCGTGCTGGTAATCGTGGGCCGCGTTCATTGAAGGTCATTCAACCAACACTTGCATTTGATGAACTTGATGTTGTTGGCCCTAATGCGCTGTATTTCTATGACAGCCAGAGTTTTAACGATAAGCAAGACATATTGCAACAACTGGATAAGGCGGGTACTCATCTTTTTGATTTGAGTGAATTTGAACGCGAACACGGACAGCAGGCAATTTCAGCTTATCGCGAGAGTCACATTCCGCAAGAATTTGGCTTACGTCGTATTCAGTGTTTACACGAAACGGGTCAAGCCGGTGCCAGATATGGTATGTCGTTGTTGAGAGAGCATAAACCGTCTGTGGATGTCGCGAACATCAAAGCAGTGATCCTTGGTTATGGTAATGTGGGACAGGGCGCTCTGGATGAATTACATCAACAAGGTATCAAACACATTCATGTGTTAGGTCGCGCGCAGACCGCCAAAGAGAGTATCGGTTATTGGTTAAAGGATGCTGATATTGTGGTTAATGGTGCCGAACAGCCTGCCGAGCTAAGAGGCAAGAATTTCTTAATCAGTAACCAGCATGTGAAAGAGTTAATACCTGAGAATTCGGTTGTTATCGATTTAGTGGGTGGCAGTGCGACCAACCGTAGTCCGGTAGAGCCTGTGATCAGCTGCAGCTTTTTAACGCAACCTTATTTTGTTCAAGACGGTGTGTTGATCTCATCTTTATGGGGCTGGCCAATGATGGGCATGATGCGTGAAACGGCTGTTCGCTATTCTGGGCAAATTGTCGATGTATTGATCGGTGATGAGAAATTGATTGATGGACTTGATAAATTAGCCCCAGGTGTGAAAATCGCCCTAGTTTGCGGTCCTTTTTAG
- a CDS encoding peptidase U32 family protein — translation MSRKIELLAPGGDVEAIKAAIVAGANAVYCGLDMFNARNRASNLSFDELNGVLRLAHENSCEVFLTLNVVILEHEVVSLVRLLNKLVNSGIDGIIVQDLGVFNIVKKHFPSLHIHASTQLTTHNEGQVLFLHKIGATRVNLSRELNLDEIKQLTTVAHDHDVLTEVFVHGALCIAFSGQCYSSSVSVGNSGNRGRCSQACRDEYEVTAEGHRFPLNLKDNSAYFDLPQLVDAGVDSLKIEGRIKGAHYVYTVVDTWRKQINSFVESGKLLADDGNLHKVFNRSFTNSFLQGDLNKKMFTDNPRDNSVNYAVEKSDAISVVQIHDVKQDLYTDKNALGAELAEKIKDLSIDKIGLTLAFTAKENSPLTVNIMAGDTPFEVKSDSVLRIADEISITPETVEKRFRSFNNATFDLAPMNFDNFDANLTVPFKELTELKNQVAFLLNGSRDVVKHVDVPALPQHPKIEETPKLSLLIANLKDLHLADVTDADIYFKIPESLKKNCPKHIKLLQENPRLIPWFPAVLIGKDYLESVKILEQVKPKRIVTNNTGIAYKAFEMGIEWVAGPFLNTTNSHALLTLQEELNCAGAFISNEINRGQIRNITRPKNFKLFYSIYHPILMMTSRQCFFQQTVGCKKPAIEDGCMLKCEKATTITNIKGISFAVDKQKGGYPSIYNDEQFLNFDAVNDFSHLFDEFFIDLTNIGAGSKKEQDKVELIKHFEALLAGDEASKVALNNLVPVATNAQYTQGL, via the coding sequence ATGAGTAGAAAAATAGAATTATTGGCACCGGGTGGTGATGTAGAAGCGATAAAAGCGGCGATTGTAGCTGGTGCAAATGCAGTCTACTGTGGTTTGGATATGTTCAATGCCCGTAACCGTGCGTCCAATCTTTCATTTGATGAGCTAAATGGCGTATTACGACTTGCACACGAAAACAGCTGTGAAGTTTTTTTAACGCTTAATGTTGTGATCTTAGAACACGAAGTTGTTAGCTTGGTACGCCTGCTTAATAAACTGGTTAATAGCGGTATTGATGGCATCATCGTGCAAGACTTAGGTGTTTTCAATATTGTTAAAAAGCATTTCCCATCATTACATATTCATGCGTCGACTCAATTAACAACGCACAACGAAGGCCAAGTTTTATTCTTACATAAAATTGGTGCAACGCGTGTCAACTTATCTCGTGAGCTGAACCTGGATGAAATTAAGCAATTAACAACTGTTGCGCATGACCATGACGTATTAACCGAAGTATTCGTGCATGGCGCGTTATGTATCGCGTTCTCTGGCCAATGTTACTCAAGCTCAGTGAGTGTGGGTAACTCAGGTAACCGTGGTCGTTGTAGCCAAGCTTGTCGTGACGAATATGAAGTGACTGCAGAAGGTCATCGTTTCCCGCTTAACTTAAAAGATAACTCAGCATACTTTGACTTACCACAACTGGTCGATGCGGGTGTGGACTCATTAAAAATTGAAGGCCGTATTAAAGGCGCACATTATGTTTATACAGTTGTAGATACATGGCGCAAGCAGATCAACAGCTTTGTTGAGTCTGGCAAATTATTAGCTGACGATGGCAACCTGCATAAAGTATTTAACCGTAGCTTCACTAACTCATTCTTGCAGGGCGATCTAAACAAGAAAATGTTTACAGATAATCCTCGTGATAACAGTGTGAACTACGCAGTAGAAAAAAGTGATGCGATCTCGGTGGTACAAATCCATGATGTAAAACAAGACCTTTATACTGATAAAAATGCATTAGGCGCAGAACTAGCAGAAAAGATTAAAGATCTAAGCATTGATAAGATTGGTCTTACATTAGCATTCACGGCGAAAGAAAATAGCCCATTAACAGTCAACATTATGGCTGGTGACACGCCGTTTGAAGTGAAAAGTGATTCTGTATTACGTATTGCAGATGAAATTTCAATCACACCCGAAACAGTTGAAAAACGTTTCCGTAGCTTCAACAATGCCACGTTCGATCTTGCGCCAATGAACTTTGATAATTTTGATGCCAATCTAACAGTACCGTTTAAAGAATTAACTGAACTGAAAAACCAAGTGGCGTTTTTATTGAATGGTTCACGTGACGTGGTTAAACACGTTGATGTACCTGCATTACCTCAGCACCCTAAAATAGAAGAAACACCTAAGTTATCACTGCTGATTGCTAACCTAAAAGATTTACACCTTGCTGACGTGACAGATGCCGATATCTACTTCAAGATCCCTGAAAGCTTGAAAAAGAACTGCCCTAAACACATTAAATTATTACAAGAAAATCCACGTTTAATTCCGTGGTTCCCAGCGGTATTGATTGGTAAAGATTACCTAGAGTCAGTGAAGATCCTGGAACAAGTGAAACCTAAGCGTATCGTTACTAACAATACCGGTATTGCTTATAAAGCATTTGAAATGGGTATCGAGTGGGTTGCTGGCCCGTTTTTAAACACCACCAACTCACATGCATTATTAACCCTGCAAGAAGAGTTAAACTGTGCCGGTGCGTTTATTTCTAACGAGATCAACCGTGGCCAAATTAGAAATATTACCCGTCCAAAGAACTTTAAACTGTTCTACAGTATCTACCATCCAATTCTGATGATGACCAGTCGTCAATGTTTCTTCCAGCAAACGGTTGGCTGTAAGAAACCGGCGATTGAAGATGGTTGCATGCTGAAATGTGAGAAAGCGACCACAATTACCAATATTAAAGGTATTTCGTTTGCGGTTGATAAACAAAAAGGCGGCTACCCAAGCATTTACAATGACGAGCAGTTCTTAAACTTTGATGCAGTAAATGACTTCTCCCATCTGTTTGACGAATTCTTTATCGACCTAACCAACATTGGTGCAGGTTCTAAAAAAGAACAAGATAAAGTCGAGCTAATCAAACACTTTGAAGCGCTACTCGCGGGCGATGAAGCGTCAAAAGTGGCACTAAATAACCTAGTGCCTGTGGCAACAAATGCGCAATATACTCAGGGTTTATAA
- a CDS encoding glycosyltransferase — MSNRKVLVIASAGGHLTQALCACDHVDDIVLVTTHVLVNDDKIKKIYKMWSTQKNVFIHFVNIFYALYVLVKERPRAVFSTGGPIVLPFALVCKFLPIRFVYLDTLSRVVELSNTGKMIHKYKLYDEFMSQWEAVANQYSVGYAGKTFDLEGHVNKVITPLSSPEQPLVLVITGTNSYPFPRLIAAMAKLDIYHDPNVRWFIQTGGFEVDVKPANGEIVDMVTKDKMDALVQESSLVISHCGVGSINHMLIYQKKVIFVPRLQRFGEFSDDHQLQIAKELNNPNMAVVYPDELLPVYPVAELIAMPRYDQTIDITNHAFSAVIDKKLFVEQREDSYG; from the coding sequence ATGTCGAATAGAAAAGTACTTGTCATTGCATCCGCGGGCGGCCACCTGACTCAAGCTCTTTGCGCCTGTGACCATGTTGACGATATTGTGCTAGTAACGACACATGTATTAGTTAACGACGATAAAATTAAGAAAATATATAAGATGTGGAGCACGCAAAAAAACGTATTCATTCACTTCGTGAATATTTTTTATGCGCTGTATGTTCTGGTAAAAGAAAGGCCTCGGGCAGTATTTAGCACGGGTGGTCCCATCGTTTTACCCTTCGCGTTAGTGTGTAAGTTCTTACCGATCAGGTTTGTGTATTTGGACACATTGTCGCGGGTGGTTGAACTGTCTAATACTGGGAAAATGATCCATAAATATAAATTGTATGATGAATTTATGTCGCAATGGGAAGCGGTTGCTAACCAATATAGCGTCGGTTATGCGGGGAAAACCTTTGATTTAGAAGGACACGTGAATAAGGTGATTACGCCGCTATCATCGCCAGAACAGCCCTTGGTCTTAGTTATTACGGGTACTAATTCTTATCCTTTTCCACGGTTGATAGCGGCAATGGCAAAGCTCGATATTTACCACGATCCAAACGTACGTTGGTTTATTCAAACCGGTGGTTTTGAGGTTGATGTGAAACCGGCCAATGGCGAAATTGTGGATATGGTGACGAAAGACAAAATGGATGCCTTGGTGCAAGAGAGCAGCCTCGTCATCAGTCATTGCGGTGTCGGCAGTATTAATCACATGCTTATTTATCAGAAAAAAGTGATATTTGTGCCACGGTTGCAGCGATTTGGTGAGTTTTCTGATGATCATCAACTGCAAATAGCCAAAGAGTTAAATAATCCCAATATGGCTGTTGTGTACCCAGATGAGTTATTGCCGGTTTATCCCGTGGCAGAGCTAATCGCTATGCCTCGATACGATCAAACCATTGATATTACCAATCATGCTTTTTCAGCTGTTATCGATAAAAAACTATTTGTTGAGCAAAGAGAAGATTCCTATGGCTAA